A part of Planococcus sp. MB-3u-03 genomic DNA contains:
- a CDS encoding ABC transporter ATP-binding protein: MEVSYGERKIVKGLSLSIPDKKITAIIGPNGCGKSTFLKAMTRVIPHESGSVILDGQQIAEEKTKQLAKKLAILPQSPENAAGLTVGEIVSYGRFPYQKGFGKLSKRDYEMIDWALNVTGTQFFKYHPVDALSGGQRQRVWIAMALAQETEMIFLDEPTTYLDMAHQLEILELLRELNAEEERTIVMVLHDLNHAARFADHIVAMKDGQIIKAGSPEEVIVPDVLREVFRIDAEIGLDPRTQKPICLTYNLIKGA, translated from the coding sequence CTGGAAGTCAGCTATGGCGAAAGGAAAATCGTCAAAGGCTTGTCCCTGTCGATTCCAGATAAAAAAATCACGGCGATTATCGGGCCGAACGGCTGCGGGAAATCGACTTTCTTGAAAGCGATGACACGCGTCATTCCGCACGAATCGGGCTCGGTCATTCTCGACGGCCAGCAAATCGCTGAAGAGAAAACCAAACAATTGGCGAAAAAGCTCGCCATTTTGCCGCAGTCGCCGGAAAACGCTGCCGGTTTGACCGTCGGTGAAATCGTCTCTTACGGCCGCTTTCCTTACCAAAAAGGATTCGGCAAGCTCAGCAAACGGGATTATGAAATGATCGACTGGGCGCTCAATGTGACCGGCACGCAATTTTTCAAATACCATCCCGTTGATGCCTTATCCGGCGGCCAGCGCCAGCGCGTCTGGATTGCCATGGCACTGGCGCAGGAAACCGAAATGATTTTCCTCGATGAACCGACGACTTACCTCGATATGGCGCATCAATTGGAAATCCTGGAACTGCTCCGCGAACTCAATGCCGAGGAAGAACGCACCATCGTCATGGTGCTGCACGATTTGAACCACGCCGCCCGCTTCGCCGACCATATCGTCGCGATGAAAGACGGCCAGATTATCAAAGCCGGATCACCCGAAGAAGTGATCGTTCCGGACGTACTCCGTGAAGTTTTCCGCATCGATGCGGAAATCGGCCTTGACCCACGAACACAAAAACCGATTTGCCTAACATATAACTTAATCAAAGGAGCTTAA
- a CDS encoding iron-hydroxamate ABC transporter substrate-binding protein, with the protein MKKLLFLSIALLVMLALAACGSTEETTEEAGGSEGEASGAETIQYESENGTVEVPADPQRVVALAYGGNVMSLDVPLAGIDAWAIDNPNYEPYLDGVEEVSEENLEKIIELDPDLIIGYSTLQNVDKLEQIAPTVTFTYGKVDYLTQHLEIGKLLNKEDEAQAFVDDFKERAQAAGEEIKAEIGEDATVSVIENFDKQLYVYGDNWGRGTEILYQEMGLNMPEKVKEMALTDGYYALSQEVLPEYMGDYVIFSKDSEQDNSFQETDLYQNTPAVKNDQVFEADAKKLYFNDPISLDYQLELFQEKFLGQ; encoded by the coding sequence ATGAAAAAATTACTTTTCTTGTCCATCGCTTTACTCGTTATGCTGGCACTTGCCGCTTGTGGATCTACAGAAGAAACAACAGAGGAAGCGGGCGGTTCGGAAGGCGAAGCAAGCGGAGCCGAAACCATCCAATACGAATCAGAAAATGGCACAGTAGAAGTTCCGGCTGACCCGCAGCGAGTGGTAGCCTTGGCTTACGGCGGAAACGTCATGTCACTTGATGTGCCGCTTGCCGGCATCGACGCTTGGGCGATCGACAACCCGAACTACGAACCATACTTGGACGGCGTAGAAGAAGTGTCGGAAGAGAACTTGGAGAAAATCATTGAATTGGATCCGGATTTAATTATCGGTTACTCGACTCTTCAAAACGTCGACAAGTTGGAGCAAATCGCCCCGACTGTCACTTTTACTTACGGCAAAGTCGACTATTTGACACAACACCTGGAAATCGGGAAACTATTGAATAAAGAAGACGAAGCACAAGCATTCGTTGACGACTTTAAAGAACGCGCACAAGCTGCGGGTGAAGAGATCAAAGCGGAGATTGGCGAAGATGCAACCGTCTCTGTCATCGAGAACTTTGATAAGCAATTGTACGTATACGGCGACAACTGGGGCCGCGGCACCGAAATCCTCTATCAGGAAATGGGCTTGAACATGCCGGAAAAAGTGAAAGAAATGGCTCTTACTGATGGGTACTACGCCTTGTCTCAAGAAGTCCTCCCTGAATATATGGGCGATTACGTTATCTTCAGCAAAGACTCCGAACAGGATAATTCCTTCCAGGAAACGGACCTTTACCAAAACACGCCAGCTGTAAAGAACGACCAAGTATTTGAAGCGGATGCGAAAAAATTGTACTTCAACGATCCGATTTCACTCGATTACCAGCTTGAGTTGTTCCAGGAAAAATTCCTTGGCCAATAA